From the genome of Halictus rubicundus isolate RS-2024b chromosome 2, iyHalRubi1_principal, whole genome shotgun sequence, one region includes:
- the LOC143363624 gene encoding chromobox protein homolog 1 has translation MSKSKDSSAAETEGGEEFSVEKVLDRRVVKGKVEYFLKWKGYSNEDNTWEPEENLDCPDLIAQFEEQRKKKEAAAIGKRHEDKEQKKRKSTPIPTNTKKRMTEEKKPEGFDRNLEPERIIGATDSSGELMFLMKWKGTDDADLVPARIANEKCPQIVIKFYEERLTWHSPTHDEENSTKADPE, from the exons ATGAGCAAAAGTAAAGATTCGTCTGCTGCCGAGACTGAGGGTGGAGAAGAGTTCAGTGTTGAAAAAGTTTTGGATAGAAGAGTGGTGAAGGGAAAG GTTGAATACTTTCTGAAGTGGAAAGGATATTCCAATGAGGACAATACTTGGGAACCAGAGGAAAATTTGGACTGTCCAGACTTAATTGCACAATTTGAAGAACAACGGAAGAAGAAAGAAGCCGCTGCCATTGGTAAACGTCATGAAGACAAAgaacaaaagaaacgaaaaagcACACCTATTCCGACAAACACCAAAAAAAGAATGACAGAAGAGAAAAAACCTGAAG GTTTTGACAGAAACTTAGAACCAGAAAGAATTATTGGTGCAACAGATTCAAGTGGGGAGCTTATGTTTTTAATGAAGTGGAAAGGAACGGATGACGCAGACTTAGTCCCTGCTAGAATTGCTAATGAGAAATGTCCACAAATTGTGATCAAGTTCTACGAAGAGCGATTAACATGGCACAGTCCTACTCACGATGAAGAGAATTCAACAAAAGCTGA